The nucleotide sequence GAAGTCGACCCGCAACGGCAAACCGCCGATGTCGATCTGTCGAACAACCATTTCCCGCCCCGCGTGGTGCCGTCACGCTTTCAGCTGTACAAGTCGAAATCATCTGGCAAGAACCCGATGCAAAAGGCGGGGCTTGGCAAAAAGGAATCCGGCAAGCCTAAGGCGGATGACGCCAAGGAAAAACAGGATGATGCATCGGAGTAAGGCAACGTGATGGAGACGGTGATGTTGATGCCCGCGTATGCTTTGCTCGGTCTGCTTTTTCTGCATCCGGTCCACGCGACCGAGGCGGAGGTGGAGTTCAATGCGAAATCCGGTCGTTTGGAAGTCGCGTTGCGCTTGGACGTGCTGGACGCGGAACTGATCGATAAGGTCGCGTCGCGAATTTCCGTCCCCGACGCCAAACCCGATCCGACGGCGGAACGCGACACAGATGACGAAGCCGTCTCGTTGCAAACACGACGTCGGCTTGTTTATCTGGCACGGAATTTCGGTGTCGGTGCCAAGCCGCCCCGTGATGCGGCCGGACGATACCACTGGGTCGGCGAAGAACCCGACGGGGCCTATGTGTGGTGGTATTTCGAAATCGACGTCGCCGGTGTTGCTTCGCGGCCGGATGACGAAGGCGGACAACCATCGGCCGCCCCGAATCGGCTGCGGTGCACGTTACTTCGGGACCACGATTCACGGTACGTCCACCGGGTACGTCTGCTAGGCACGTCGCCGCCGGTGACGCTACAGTTCGATGCCAGAAACACGGTGCGAACGGCTTCTTGGTGAATCGATCCTGTGGGCTGTTCGCAATGGCGGGCGGCTGATTCCGACCTTGGTCGTAGGTCCCGATCGTCTTGGCGTCACCATCGCACAGGTTTCCCACCACTTCACTGGTTCCCCACCCATCCACCGGCCCGGCGCAGCATGAGTCACCTAAACGCGGAAGTCATCTCCATCGGCGACGAAATGACCAGCGGAGCTCGGCTGGACACCAACGCCCAATGGATCAGTCGGCGGTTGGGCGAATTGGGTGTGTCGGTCGAATTTCACACCACGGTCGGCGACAATTTGCAGGACAACATCGACGTCTTTGCCGCGGCCGTTCAGCGAGCCGATACGATCGTTTGCACCGGAGGCCTGGGGCCGACGCAAGACGATTTGACACGCCAGGCGATGGCGGACTTGGTCGGCCAGCCGCTGGAGCTGCGGGAATCGTCGCTTCAGCACATCGAATCGATGTTCGCCAGGCGTGGACGCGAGATGCCGCAACGGAATCGGTTGCAAGCGATGTTCCCTCCGTCGGCCGATGAGATTGTCAATCCTCAAGGCACCGCACCGGGCGTCGATCTGGCGGTGGACCGCGAAGGCCGGATTCCGTCGCGGATTTTTGCTTTGCCAGGCGTGCCGGCGGAAATGAAGACGATGTTCGACCAGACGGTGGCCCCACGGATCGCGGCGATGGCCGGCGGCGACACCGTCATCCGGCATCACGTCATGCGGTTCTTCGGGACCGGCGAAAGCGACATGGAACAGCAGTTGGGGGACATGATCGCCCGCGATCGCCAACCCCGCGTCGGCATCACCGTTTCAGCGGCGACGATTTCGCTGCGGATCACAGCGACCGGCAGTTCGCAAGAACAGTGTGACGAAGCGATCCGGGAAACCGAAGCGGAAATTATGCGTCGTGTCGGCCACTATTACTTTGGCAGCGGCGAAAACTTTGAACAACATCACGCGGTCGACCAGATGTTGCGCTCGGCAGGGCAATCGTTGCTGGTGATTGAATTCGGTTTCGCCGCGCCGCTGGGTGATTGGTTTGCGGCGCTCGGCGAAACACCGGCCTATCGTGGCGGTTTATCGCTGGCGGTGACCGACGACGTGATCAAGTTGGCCGAAGGCGACGACTGGGTGGCTTCGGCGCGGACGCTGGCCGATCGTTTCGGTGCGACGCATGTTTTAGCGGTGGATCGATACCCATCGTTGGAACTGCATGACGACCGGCCTTTGCCTGCGGCCGATGTGCGGATCATCGTGCTGAGCGGTGAAGACGGATATCAGGAAAAGACGGTGACCTTGGGCGGGCACCCTTCGATTGTTCAGCCGCGGTTCGCAAAAGCCGCGCTGGCGTTTTTGCGGTCCACGCTTTCGGCGACATCATGACGCGGCGCGGGTATAGTGCGGCTGACGGCATCACCGATTTGCGTGTGACGGTTTTGGGGCGTGCCGGGTGAACTGTTCGCTTTCGATCCATTTGCGGGGAACCAGACTGACGATGACTTTTCCTGATTCATTGCGTGCGCCGGATTCGTTGCGTTCACCGGCCATCACCGCGTCACCGATCCTGGCGGTATCGCTGATGGTGTGTTGTTGGGGGGTTTCATCGGCGGCGGCCCAAGAAGTCCGTCAAGCGGACGAATCGGCAATCACGCAGCCCGGTCAGGTCGGCACGCCGAGCCAAGCGGACGCCGCACCGACCGAACGCGAAACGAAATTGGCGGCCTATTTGAACCAGTCGCAATTCGTGGGGCGGTTCACCGTCGACGGAAAGCCTGATGCGTCACCCAAGCCGGAAGCCTACACGATCAGCCGCTGTGAAAAGCTGCCCGCCAAGGACATGTACCGTCTGACGGCGAAGATCACGTACGGCGACACCGACACCGAAGTCCCGCTGGATCTGAAGATCGTCTGGGCCGAAAACACGCCGGTCATCACGATCGATTCAATGTGGATCCCCGGCATGGGAACGTTTTCGTCGCGAGTGATGATTCACAAGGATCATTATGCGGGGACATGGACCCACGACGACAAGGGCGGCCACTTATTCGGAACGATCCGCCAATTGGGCGACCAATGATGGGGTGGTCCCCCTGATTTTCGGTGCCGGCGGACCGATTGGTATGACACGTGCATCCCTTGCGTGGCATCATCGACCACACCTGTCATTTTGGTGCACTATGTTTTTCAAACTGCTGGCCGCGTTCATCTTGGTTCCATTGATGGAACTGTACTTGCTGCTCCAATTGGCAGAAGTGACCAGTGTGGGGCTGACGTTCTTGATCGTGTTGGTCACCGGGATCTTGGGTTCGTTTCTGGCCCGCCGCGAAGGCGTCAACGCGTGGCGGCGTTTTCGTTTGGCGATGGCCGAAGGCCGGATGCCGGGGACGGAAATTCAGGACGGCATGATGATCGCATTTGCCGCCGCGTTGTTGCTGACACCCGGATTGTTGACCGATGCCTTGGGATTCACGTTGTTGATTCCCGCCGGCCGGACGATGGTGCGTCACTTCATCGCGCGGCGTTACCGTGGCAGCGTTCAGTTCCAAGTGTTTCAAAGTGGCGGCGGGCCTTCGGGATCGGGCCCCTTCGGCCAGACTCCGCATCGCCAACCGCGGCGTCGCGATGACTATGACACGATCGACGCGACATCGGTCGAACGCCGAGCTTAACAGCGACAAGAAACGCCCGGGACATCGGTCGGCGCATCGGCTATTGGTCGGCGCATCAAAAAACGCTCGGTCTTTCCCCCCCAGAAAAGACCGAGCGTTCAACGCTTCCTTTCTCTCAACGCCGTTAGCCGGCTTGACGGTTTCGATTGTTGCAAATTGGTTGGCGACGAGGCCGTTTTACCACCGGCTCCGCGAAGCCGCGTCGCTACCGCTGCAACGTGAAACGCATCAAGTGCTGCTGGCAAGGAAGCGTCGTTTGGACAGACCCTCCGGCGGTCGTTCCAGTTCGCCGAAGTTGAATCCCGGGACGATCGTGTCCGGATCCAGGGCGATGTCGGCAAAGACTTCGTCGGTGATTGTCGGGTTCAGGTTGTTGTCCGCGTCTTCGTCACCGTCCAGGAAGTCGGCCGGTTGTTCGGTTTCTTCCAACCGGTAGGTGCCCTGGGCCAGGCTGGCAAAGACGTATTCGCCGTTGGCATCGGTGGTCGCCGTGCGGCTGACCGAATTGCCCAGCGAATCGGTGCCCGTTAAAGCGATCGTGACGCCTTCGATCCCCGCTTCGCCCGTGTCGAACTGGCCGTTTTCGTTGGCGTCGACGTAAACGCGTCCGGACAATTCGCTGGTCACCGGGTCGACGGTCGTGACCGCTAGAGCACTGTTGTTGTTGGTGACCGTTTCGTTGGTCGTCGTCGAAACGGCGACTTGGTTTTGCAAATCGCCACTGGCACCGCTGTCGATCGTTGCGCGAACCGTAAAGGAGAAGCTGGCACCCGATGCCAGGTCGCCGCCGTTGACGGTGATTTGGTTGCCGCTGGGCGTTAGGGATTCGCCGTTGGGCCCACTACCGCTGACGAAGGTCACGCCGGTGGGCAGGGTGTCGACCGCGGTGACGGCTTCGGCGATCGACGGGCCGCCATTGGTCACGGTGACGGTCCACACCAATTCGCTGCCGACTTGTGCGTCGGCCAGATTGACCGTCTTGGTGACACTGACGTCGACGATCGGTGTGACGGTGACGTTGGCATCGTCATCATTATTGTTGGTGTCGGATTCACCGGCGTCGGTGACGAAGCTGGCGTTGTTCGTCAGCGTTCCGTCGGCGTCATTGTCGACGCTGGCGGTGACGGTGAAGGTGCGGGTTTGACCGGGATCCAAGTCAAAGCTGCTGAAGACAACGCTGGTCGTCCCGTCGCCGTTAACCGTTGTAGTCGGTGTCACCGATGATCCGGCCGCGGTGGCCGAAACGAACGTCAGGCCGTCGGGCAACAAGTCCGTCAGCACCACGCCGGTTGCACGACTGGGGCTGGTCTCGGCACCCGCGGTGTCATGCAGCACGTCGATTTGGAACGTGACTTGGTTGCCGGGGTTCAAACTGGCCGTCCCCGAAACGGTCTTGTCGACGGTCAAGTCGAAGTCGGGCGTCAGCGTCGTGGTGACCGTGTTGCTGGTCACCGGATTGATATCGTCGGCGTCGACCACCGCATTGTTGACGATGTCGCCCGTGGCGGCCGCCGGGATTTCCGCACTGATCGTGAATGATCGTGTTTCGCCCGCGGGAATCGTGCCGAACGAGACGGTCGGCGTGCTGTCCGGGTTGGTGACTGTGAACGCACCGGCGTCGACGGTGACCGTGGTGATTTGCCCGTTGACGTTCAGTTCGTCGTTGATGTCGTCGGACACGACCACGTTGAAAGCATCCGAGGTGCCGTTGTTGGTGACTTCGATCGTCCAAACCAACGCGGGGTTGCCGGCGGTGATTTCACCGGGAACCAAAGTCGTTTCGTTGACCGCTTTGGTGATCGCCAAGTCGACGTCGCGGCTGATCGTGACGCTTTCGGTGTCCGTGTTGTTGGCCGCAACGGTGTCGGTGCTGGTGGTGGACACGACGGCGGTGTTGTCCAGCGTTCCGGTGGCCGCCGCGTCCAAGGTGACGTCAAAGCTGAACGTGACCGCGTTGGCCGCACCGGGTGACAGACTGCCGATGTCAAAGTTCAACAGCGTCGGGTCGGTTCCGTCTTGCGTGAACGTGATGCCGCTGCCGTTGTCGTTGAAGCTGGCCGCGACATAGGACAGCAGATCGTCCAGATCGTCGTCGACTTCCACGTTTTCAGCGATGCTGGGGCCGTTGTTCTGAACCGTGATCGTGTAAGTGAATGCGGATCCGCCGGCGACGGGCGTTTGCGTGCTGATCTGCTTGTCGATTTGCACATCGACTTCGCGGGTCACCGTGGTTTGTTCATCGTCGTCGTTATCGTTGCCCGCGGGAATGGTGTTGGGCGTGGCGGTGACGGTCGCGGTATTGTTGATCGTGGTGCTGGCATCGATCGCCACGTCGACGGTGATCGTCACGGTGGCCGATTCGCCGGGGCCTAAGTTGCCGATCGTTCCGCGGACCAGAGCGGCGTTGTTGCCGTCGGGGTCGGACTGGACCAAGTTGGGGTTGGTGCTGCCGCCGGGCAGGGTAACCAGACCACTGCTGAACGTCAGACCGGTCGGCAACACGTCTTCAACTTGAACACCGTTGGCCGTGTCGGTCGTGCTGGTGTTGGTGACTGTGATTTCGTAGCTGAACTGACCGCCGGCGACGACCGGGTCGGTCAAGTCGACTTTGGTGATCGTCAACGGCGTGCTACGCAGATCCAGCGTCGCGGTGGAACTGTTGTTGTTGGGATCGATGTCCACTTGGTCGGCCGTATCCACGGTCGCCGTGTTGACGATATCGTCGGTTTGGTTGGCATCGATGTCGGCGATGATTTGGAAGGTAAAGTTTCCGCCGCTGGTGATGTCGCCCAAGTCGATCGTGATGGTCGAACCGTTGACCGTCGCGGTCGCGGAACCTTCGTTCGCCAAGCTGTTGAAGGTCAACCCGGCCGGGATGATGTCTTCCACTTCGACGTTGGTCGCCGTCAGCGGGCCATTGTTGGTCACCGCGATGTCGAACACCGCCTGGTCGTCTTCGTCGTCGCCGCTAAGTGCCGCGTTGACGGTCTTGCTGATCGTCAGGTCCACCACCGGGATGACGCCAAAGTCCAACGTCAAGTTTCGGTTGCTGTTCAAACCGTCCGCGTCGCTGTCGTCCGCTTCGGTGGTCGGTTCGCTGTTGCTTTCCAGCGTGATCGTGCCGCTGACGATGCCGAACCCGGCAACCAACGAACCGTTGTCATCGTCGTCGGTGTTGTCATCGGGATCGGGTGCCGGATCGTTGCCCGTGCTGGTTTGGTGCCCGAACAGCGGCTCGGTCGCACCGAATTCGGCGTTCGGGATCACGACAACGTAGTGACCGGGATCCAGGTCGGTGAACAGGTAATCGCCGCCGGGGCCGGTTTGCACCGAATCGATCGGCGTGTCGGTGGCGGTGTTGATCGTTCCGCCGGCCGTGGCCACTTCGTACAATTCGACGACGACGTTTTCCACGCCCGCTTCGGTGCCTTGTTGGATACCGTCGTTTTGTTCGCCGGCGTTGGGCCCGTTGTCGATGAAGACCGTTCCGCCCAGTTGAACCAGTTGAGTGTTCGAAAGGTTCGCGGTGACCGGATCGGGACCACGGGATTCGACGACTGAGAAAAAGATGTCGTTATCCGCCAGGGTGACTTCCGCTTGGGCGCGGACGGCCACGATGCTGTTGAAGTCAGCCGGTCCGGCGATTCCCGCATCACCGCTTTGGGCAAAGCTGGCAAAGTCAACGAACACCGATTGCAACGTCGCGTTGACGGGAATCGTGATCGTGGCTTCGGAAGCTTCGGTGGCCGACGAATAGACGATCAGCCGCAGTGTTTCGTCTTGGTTTTCTGCGCGAGCCAAGACTTCCAAACCGGTGTTGGTCGGTGCTGCTTCGCCCGCCGTTGCACCGGCCAGTGACTGCGCCGCGAAACCCGGTGGCAGGTTCAATCCGAATGCGCCGTCGGCACCGTCGTATTCGACGGTTCCGATCGCCGTCGCACCACCGCCGGTCGACAGGCTTAGCAGTTCCGTCCCCGTGTCGACTTGCAGGTTGGTGTTCCCCGCACCATTGGTGTGGACCAACTGCATGTCCCGCTGTCCACCCAGTGCCGATCCGGCAGCGACCGATCCGGTCTGCGTCGCCCCGCCGGTGGCCGTCACCAGTTGGTCTCCGGTGGTGAATTCGTCGATCGTGACAATGGTTGCACCGTCGGCGTTGTCTGCGGTGACGGTGACCAGAGTCGGATCCGGTGGTGTCAGGGTGCCGCTGGTCGCCTGGACGACAAAGTAATCGCCGGCCGGCAAGTCATTGAATTCATATTGGCCGGGATTGGGATCGGCCCCTGCGTCGGTGAACACGGTCCCCTGCAATGTGTCCACGCCGCTGTCGAAGACGCCGTTTCCGTTGTCCAGATACAGTTGGACTTGGACGTTTTCCAAACGAGGGTCGTCCCCGGTCAATCCGTCGCCGGTCTGGTCGGTGAAGGCCACGCCGACGATTTGTCCGATGTTGGCGGCCAGTACTTCACGCCGATCCAAACGCTCCAGCAGCATGCGTCGACGAGCAATTCGGCGGCGTCCGGTCGATTGGTCGCGGCGGTCCGAAGCGGTCAAACGATGGAACAATCGATGCAAGACCATGGGGATGATTCCGTATCAAAAACTGTGTCGCCTGGGTTCACGGCCGATCGGTGGCAGACC is from Crateriforma conspicua and encodes:
- a CDS encoding competence/damage-inducible protein A encodes the protein MSHLNAEVISIGDEMTSGARLDTNAQWISRRLGELGVSVEFHTTVGDNLQDNIDVFAAAVQRADTIVCTGGLGPTQDDLTRQAMADLVGQPLELRESSLQHIESMFARRGREMPQRNRLQAMFPPSADEIVNPQGTAPGVDLAVDREGRIPSRIFALPGVPAEMKTMFDQTVAPRIAAMAGGDTVIRHHVMRFFGTGESDMEQQLGDMIARDRQPRVGITVSAATISLRITATGSSQEQCDEAIRETEAEIMRRVGHYYFGSGENFEQHHAVDQMLRSAGQSLLVIEFGFAAPLGDWFAALGETPAYRGGLSLAVTDDVIKLAEGDDWVASARTLADRFGATHVLAVDRYPSLELHDDRPLPAADVRIIVLSGEDGYQEKTVTLGGHPSIVQPRFAKAALAFLRSTLSATS
- a CDS encoding FxsA family protein encodes the protein MFFKLLAAFILVPLMELYLLLQLAEVTSVGLTFLIVLVTGILGSFLARREGVNAWRRFRLAMAEGRMPGTEIQDGMMIAFAAALLLTPGLLTDALGFTLLIPAGRTMVRHFIARRYRGSVQFQVFQSGGGPSGSGPFGQTPHRQPRRRDDYDTIDATSVERRA
- a CDS encoding DUF6702 family protein; translation: MLMPAYALLGLLFLHPVHATEAEVEFNAKSGRLEVALRLDVLDAELIDKVASRISVPDAKPDPTAERDTDDEAVSLQTRRRLVYLARNFGVGAKPPRDAAGRYHWVGEEPDGAYVWWYFEIDVAGVASRPDDEGGQPSAAPNRLRCTLLRDHDSRYVHRVRLLGTSPPVTLQFDARNTVRTASW
- a CDS encoding beta strand repeat-containing protein, whose translation is MVLHRLFHRLTASDRRDQSTGRRRIARRRMLLERLDRREVLAANIGQIVGVAFTDQTGDGLTGDDPRLENVQVQLYLDNGNGVFDSGVDTLQGTVFTDAGADPNPGQYEFNDLPAGDYFVVQATSGTLTPPDPTLVTVTADNADGATIVTIDEFTTGDQLVTATGGATQTGSVAAGSALGGQRDMQLVHTNGAGNTNLQVDTGTELLSLSTGGGATAIGTVEYDGADGAFGLNLPPGFAAQSLAGATAGEAAPTNTGLEVLARAENQDETLRLIVYSSATEASEATITIPVNATLQSVFVDFASFAQSGDAGIAGPADFNSIVAVRAQAEVTLADNDIFFSVVESRGPDPVTANLSNTQLVQLGGTVFIDNGPNAGEQNDGIQQGTEAGVENVVVELYEVATAGGTINTATDTPIDSVQTGPGGDYLFTDLDPGHYVVVIPNAEFGATEPLFGHQTSTGNDPAPDPDDNTDDDDNGSLVAGFGIVSGTITLESNSEPTTEADDSDADGLNSNRNLTLDFGVIPVVDLTISKTVNAALSGDDEDDQAVFDIAVTNNGPLTATNVEVEDIIPAGLTFNSLANEGSATATVNGSTITIDLGDITSGGNFTFQIIADIDANQTDDIVNTATVDTADQVDIDPNNNSSTATLDLRSTPLTITKVDLTDPVVAGGQFSYEITVTNTSTTDTANGVQVEDVLPTGLTFSSGLVTLPGGSTNPNLVQSDPDGNNAALVRGTIGNLGPGESATVTITVDVAIDASTTINNTATVTATPNTIPAGNDNDDDEQTTVTREVDVQIDKQISTQTPVAGGSAFTYTITVQNNGPSIAENVEVDDDLDDLLSYVAASFNDNGSGITFTQDGTDPTLLNFDIGSLSPGAANAVTFSFDVTLDAAATGTLDNTAVVSTTSTDTVAANNTDTESVTISRDVDLAITKAVNETTLVPGEITAGNPALVWTIEVTNNGTSDAFNVVVSDDINDELNVNGQITTVTVDAGAFTVTNPDSTPTVSFGTIPAGETRSFTISAEIPAAATGDIVNNAVVDADDINPVTSNTVTTTLTPDFDLTVDKTVSGTASLNPGNQVTFQIDVLHDTAGAETSPSRATGVVLTDLLPDGLTFVSATAAGSSVTPTTTVNGDGTTSVVFSSFDLDPGQTRTFTVTASVDNDADGTLTNNASFVTDAGESDTNNNDDDANVTVTPIVDVSVTKTVNLADAQVGSELVWTVTVTNGGPSIAEAVTAVDTLPTGVTFVSGSGPNGESLTPSGNQITVNGGDLASGASFSFTVRATIDSGASGDLQNQVAVSTTTNETVTNNNSALAVTTVDPVTSELSGRVYVDANENGQFDTGEAGIEGVTIALTGTDSLGNSVSRTATTDANGEYVFASLAQGTYRLEETEQPADFLDGDEDADNNLNPTITDEVFADIALDPDTIVPGFNFGELERPPEGLSKRRFLASST